In Streptomyces chartreusis, the following proteins share a genomic window:
- a CDS encoding Lrp/AsnC family transcriptional regulator, giving the protein MLNDLDERIVHALAEDARRSYADIGQLVGLSAPAVKRRVDRLRATGAITGFTVRVDPSALGWETEGFVEIYCRHNTSPETIRRGLERYQEVVAASTVTGEADAVVQVFASDMRHFERVLERIAGEPFVERTKSVLVLSPLLRRFSSGSPT; this is encoded by the coding sequence GTGCTGAACGATCTCGACGAACGCATCGTGCACGCCCTCGCCGAGGACGCCCGCCGCTCCTACGCGGACATCGGGCAACTCGTCGGCCTGTCCGCGCCCGCCGTGAAACGGCGCGTGGACCGGCTGCGTGCCACCGGAGCCATCACCGGATTCACCGTGCGGGTGGATCCGTCGGCCCTCGGCTGGGAGACCGAAGGGTTCGTCGAGATCTACTGCCGGCACAACACCTCGCCGGAGACGATTCGGCGGGGACTCGAGCGGTATCAGGAGGTCGTGGCCGCGTCCACCGTCACCGGTGAGGCGGATGCGGTGGTGCAGGTCTTCGCCTCTGACATGCGGCATTTCGAGCGGGTGCTCGAGCGGATCGCCGGGGAGCCGTTCGTGGAGCGGACCAAGTCCGTGCTGGTGCTGTCGCCGTTGTTGCGGCGGTTCTCTTCCGGGTCGCCGACCTAG
- a CDS encoding GntR family transcriptional regulator: MTARHEEIADELRQAIDREEYTVGSLLPAETDLAARYGVSRGTVRQAVAALTAEGLIGSRQGARRVVLASRRSQSFAELRSFAQWANAMGREATGHVVSQEYHPATKEDAVRLQLSAGTPVLHVLRMRGLDGEPVLLERTVYADWISPAVESIEPDCASVTQRLYEDTGLVFAYGEHVIDAVSAGAQDAELLGIRRTSPLLRVRRVTTTREGRPVEWSDDRYRSDAVSFSVHNSIDNNALARKTAD, translated from the coding sequence ATGACGGCGCGACACGAGGAGATCGCCGACGAACTGCGTCAGGCGATCGACCGCGAGGAGTACACGGTCGGCTCGCTGCTGCCCGCCGAGACGGACCTCGCGGCCCGGTACGGCGTCTCGCGCGGCACGGTCCGCCAGGCCGTCGCGGCACTGACCGCCGAGGGCCTCATCGGTTCGCGCCAGGGCGCCCGCCGGGTGGTCCTGGCCAGCCGCCGCAGCCAGAGCTTCGCGGAGCTGCGCAGCTTCGCCCAGTGGGCGAACGCGATGGGCCGGGAGGCGACCGGCCATGTGGTCTCGCAGGAGTACCACCCGGCGACGAAGGAGGACGCGGTACGCCTCCAACTGTCCGCCGGCACCCCGGTGTTGCACGTCCTGCGGATGCGCGGCCTGGACGGCGAACCGGTCCTGCTGGAGCGCACCGTCTACGCGGACTGGATCTCGCCGGCCGTCGAGTCCATAGAGCCCGACTGCGCGTCGGTCACCCAACGCCTGTACGAGGACACGGGGTTGGTCTTCGCCTACGGCGAGCACGTCATCGACGCGGTGTCGGCGGGCGCCCAGGACGCCGAGTTGCTGGGCATCCGCCGCACGAGTCCGCTGCTGCGGGTACGACGCGTGACGACGACCCGCGAGGGCCGCCCGGTGGAGTGGTCGGACGACCGCTACCGCTCGGACGCGGTGAGCTTCAGCGTCCACAACTCGATCGACAACAACGCCCTGGCCAGGAAGACGGCCGACTGA
- a CDS encoding amino acid permease gives MLDQGAPPQSPGQKAAPASPGVGARLMRRKPVEHLVAEGGQGDGGSLRRSLGLWQLTMISIGATLGTGIFVVLGDAVPEAGPAVTLAFVIAGLTALFSALSYAELAGSIPVAGSSYSYAYATMGELVAWVCGWCLVLEYGVSVAAVAVGWGEYLNELLDGTIGVTIPSVLSSAPGEGGIINLPALIVVMLAMVFLLGGVRESARANTIMVAVKIVALVLFCAVGFMGFKSGNYEDFMPLGMAGVSAAGATLFFSYIGFDAASTAGEEAKDPKRDLPKAIMLSLIIVTALYVLVAGVAVGAWNWTKFEGSEASLAAIMNDVSGQSYWGTLLALGAVISIASVVLTVLYGQTRILFAMSRDGLVPKALGKVHAKTGAPRLNTVIVSVFCGALAALIPLGKLVDATSIGTLFAFALVNIAVIVLRVKRPELERTFRVPFGPVLPVLGFLFCAYNMFSLDTVTWVVFGCWMAAGLVFYFLYGYRRSRLATSEVK, from the coding sequence GTGCTCGACCAAGGCGCACCCCCGCAGTCCCCAGGCCAGAAAGCCGCCCCCGCGTCCCCGGGCGTCGGCGCGCGCCTGATGCGTCGCAAGCCCGTGGAACACCTGGTCGCAGAGGGTGGCCAGGGCGACGGAGGGTCCCTGCGACGCTCCCTCGGCCTGTGGCAGCTCACCATGATCAGCATCGGTGCCACCCTCGGCACCGGCATCTTCGTCGTCCTCGGCGACGCCGTCCCGGAGGCCGGTCCCGCGGTCACGCTGGCCTTCGTGATCGCCGGTCTCACGGCGCTGTTCTCGGCCCTGTCCTACGCCGAACTGGCCGGCAGCATCCCGGTCGCGGGCTCCTCCTACTCGTATGCGTACGCAACGATGGGTGAGCTGGTCGCCTGGGTCTGCGGCTGGTGTCTGGTGCTGGAGTACGGCGTCTCGGTGGCCGCCGTCGCCGTCGGCTGGGGCGAGTACCTCAACGAACTGCTCGACGGGACGATAGGCGTCACCATCCCGTCCGTGCTGTCCTCCGCGCCCGGCGAGGGCGGGATCATCAACCTGCCCGCGCTGATCGTCGTGATGCTGGCGATGGTGTTCCTGCTCGGCGGCGTCCGCGAGTCCGCCCGGGCCAACACGATCATGGTCGCCGTCAAGATCGTCGCGCTGGTGCTGTTCTGCGCGGTCGGCTTCATGGGCTTCAAGTCCGGCAACTACGAGGACTTCATGCCGCTCGGCATGGCCGGCGTGAGTGCCGCGGGCGCCACCCTGTTCTTCTCCTACATCGGCTTCGACGCCGCCTCCACCGCCGGTGAGGAGGCCAAGGACCCCAAGCGGGACCTGCCGAAGGCGATCATGCTCTCGCTGATCATCGTGACCGCGCTGTACGTCCTCGTCGCGGGTGTCGCCGTCGGCGCCTGGAACTGGACCAAGTTCGAGGGTTCCGAGGCCTCCCTCGCCGCGATCATGAACGACGTCAGCGGCCAGTCCTACTGGGGCACTCTCCTCGCCCTCGGCGCCGTCATCTCCATCGCGAGCGTCGTCCTGACCGTGCTCTACGGCCAGACCCGCATCCTCTTCGCCATGTCCCGTGACGGCCTGGTGCCCAAGGCGCTCGGCAAGGTCCACGCGAAGACCGGCGCGCCGCGCCTCAACACCGTCATCGTGTCCGTGTTCTGCGGCGCCCTCGCGGCCCTCATACCGCTGGGCAAGCTCGTCGACGCCACCAGCATCGGCACGCTGTTCGCCTTCGCGCTGGTCAACATCGCGGTGATCGTGCTGCGCGTGAAGCGGCCGGAGCTCGAGCGCACGTTCAGGGTGCCGTTCGGGCCGGTGCTGCCGGTGCTGGGCTTCCTGTTCTGCGCGTACAACATGTTCAGCCTCGACACCGTCACCTGGGTGGTCTTCGGGTGCTGGATGGCCGCCGGTCTCGTGTTCTACTTCCTGTACGGCTACCGCCGTTCCCGTCTTGCCACGTCAGAAGTGAAGTGA